A single Desulfovibrio piger DNA region contains:
- the radA gene encoding DNA repair protein RadA, translating to MAKTREVFICSACGAQTLQWRGQCPGCHEWNTLQAAAQPKALSRSSARGSVPAGSRPVPLQDVTETGHHPYPSGIASLDRVLGKGLVPGAAILIGGEPGIGKSTLLLQVAGLVAAQGGRVLYASGEESLPQIKARGQRLGMLHDNLLAMSTSSVDEVIAAVELAPPRLLVVDSVQTMSSVDAEGLPGNVNQVRAVSMALLEACRRLGVTLVLVGHVTKDGVLAGPRLLEHMVDTVISLEGDRRQMFRLLRVFKNRFGPNEELLVFRMGGRGMEVVDDPSTFFLGDRDASLSGTAVVMAVDGQRPLAVEVQALVARTFLSIPRRAALGFDANRLHLLLAVLEKRLKLNFGQVDIYAKVGGGMKLQEPGLDLALVAAVLSSYYDVPLPEKCVLWGEVDLNGQVRPVAAHDLRLAQARRLGFDPVIHPGKGGIATIAALQQKLFHRKQ from the coding sequence ATGGCTAAAACGAGAGAAGTCTTTATCTGTTCTGCCTGCGGGGCACAGACCCTGCAGTGGCGCGGCCAGTGCCCCGGCTGTCATGAGTGGAACACCCTGCAGGCCGCGGCCCAGCCCAAAGCCCTGTCCCGCAGCAGCGCCAGGGGATCCGTACCGGCAGGCAGCCGTCCCGTGCCGCTGCAGGACGTGACCGAGACAGGGCATCATCCCTATCCCAGCGGCATCGCCTCGCTGGACAGGGTGCTGGGCAAGGGCCTGGTACCGGGGGCGGCCATCCTCATCGGCGGTGAACCGGGCATCGGCAAATCTACGCTCCTGTTGCAGGTGGCGGGGCTGGTCGCTGCCCAGGGGGGCCGGGTGCTTTACGCCAGCGGCGAAGAATCCCTGCCGCAGATCAAGGCCCGGGGACAACGGCTCGGCATGCTGCACGACAACCTGCTGGCCATGTCCACCTCCAGCGTTGACGAGGTCATCGCCGCTGTGGAGCTGGCCCCGCCGCGTTTGCTGGTGGTGGACTCGGTGCAGACCATGAGCAGCGTCGATGCCGAGGGCCTGCCCGGCAATGTCAACCAGGTGCGTGCCGTGAGCATGGCCCTGCTGGAAGCCTGCCGCCGTCTGGGCGTCACGCTGGTGCTGGTGGGCCATGTGACCAAGGACGGTGTCCTGGCCGGGCCCAGGCTGCTGGAGCATATGGTGGACACCGTCATCTCCCTTGAAGGCGACCGCCGCCAGATGTTCCGCCTGCTGCGTGTCTTCAAGAACCGCTTTGGCCCCAATGAGGAACTGCTGGTCTTCCGCATGGGGGGCCGGGGCATGGAAGTGGTGGACGACCCGTCCACGTTTTTTCTGGGCGACCGCGACGCCTCCCTGTCCGGCACGGCGGTGGTCATGGCCGTGGACGGCCAGCGCCCGCTGGCGGTGGAAGTACAGGCCCTGGTGGCCCGGACTTTCCTCAGCATCCCCCGGCGCGCGGCCCTCGGCTTTGATGCCAACCGTCTGCACTTGCTGCTGGCCGTGCTGGAAAAGCGCCTCAAGCTCAATTTCGGGCAGGTGGACATCTACGCCAAGGTCGGCGGCGGCATGAAACTGCAGGAACCCGGGCTTGACCTGGCCCTGGTGGCGGCGGTGCTGTCATCCTATTATGACGTTCCGCTGCCGGAAAAATGCGTCCTCTGGGGCGAGGTGGACCTCAACGGCCAGGTGCGGCCCGTGGCCGCCCATGACCTCCGCCTGGCCCAGGCACGCCGTCTGGGCTTCGACCCCGTGATCCATCCCGGCAAGGGCGGTATCGCGACCATCGCGGCCCTGCAGCAGAAACTTTTCCATCGCAAACAGTGA
- a CDS encoding DUF3426 domain-containing protein — protein sequence MEIQCPHCASRFNLPEDLARPGAKLRCSVCRTVFALQMPEPAHEPIPDLLPDDVEQPRPRRRWLFWLMLLLLLACGGAAVYWYCWHERPLAPVQGTAAAAENIALLTMKDVRQYYVNNEKMGKILVIEGRVVNEFPQPVSMITVEAVLYGQDQKAIASNRQTAGNQLTPLQLTVLDKEAMASRLADPEKEQGANVTLLPGASAPFMVVFDSPPGDVSEFYVAIVDAQKGVPLPR from the coding sequence ATGGAAATCCAATGCCCCCACTGCGCCAGCCGTTTCAACCTGCCGGAAGACCTTGCCCGGCCAGGTGCGAAACTGCGCTGCTCCGTATGCAGGACGGTCTTTGCCCTGCAAATGCCCGAGCCTGCCCATGAGCCCATCCCGGATCTCTTGCCGGACGATGTGGAACAGCCCCGTCCCCGGCGGCGCTGGCTGTTCTGGCTGATGCTTCTGCTTTTGCTTGCCTGCGGCGGCGCCGCGGTCTACTGGTACTGCTGGCATGAGCGCCCCCTGGCCCCGGTCCAGGGGACGGCGGCCGCTGCCGAAAATATTGCCCTGCTGACCATGAAGGACGTGCGCCAGTATTATGTGAACAATGAAAAAATGGGCAAGATACTGGTCATCGAGGGCAGGGTGGTCAATGAATTCCCCCAGCCCGTGAGCATGATCACCGTGGAAGCCGTGCTCTACGGTCAGGATCAGAAGGCCATCGCGTCCAACCGCCAGACCGCCGGCAACCAGCTGACGCCCCTGCAGCTCACTGTGCTGGACAAGGAAGCCATGGCCAGCCGCCTGGCTGACCCGGAAAAAGAGCAGGGGGCCAATGTGACCCTTCTGCCCGGCGCCAGTGCCCCCTTCATGGTGGTATTCGACAGCCCTCCCGGTGATGTCAGCGAATTCTACGTTGCCATCGTGGATGCGCAAAAGGGCGTGCCCCTGCCCCGTTAG
- the aat gene encoding leucyl/phenylalanyl-tRNA--protein transferase, which produces MRKQIALYAAQFPTPGCCTAEGILCAGGDLLPARLLAAYSRGIFPWYGEDTPLLWWCPDPRCVLPLEDFHLPRRSARALRNRPFELRMDTAFSRVIRACAAPRRDSEGTWILPEMIAAYERLHALGYAHSVEAWRDGELLGGLYGVALGRAFFGESMFHRCPEASRAALAGLVAFLRGRDFLLLDCQQATPHMLAMGARDIPRREFLALLRQAVPVPDPEPVSQLPWLPWRMSFRYDAALGWIPDER; this is translated from the coding sequence ATGCGTAAGCAGATAGCTCTGTATGCGGCGCAGTTTCCCACGCCGGGATGCTGCACCGCAGAAGGGATATTGTGTGCCGGTGGCGACCTGCTGCCGGCACGTCTGCTGGCGGCCTACAGCCGGGGCATCTTTCCCTGGTACGGTGAGGATACGCCCCTGCTGTGGTGGTGCCCCGATCCCCGCTGCGTGCTGCCGCTGGAGGACTTTCATCTTCCGCGCCGCAGTGCCCGGGCCTTGCGCAATCGCCCGTTCGAACTGCGGATGGATACGGCCTTTTCCCGCGTCATCCGGGCCTGCGCGGCGCCCCGTCGCGACAGTGAGGGGACATGGATACTGCCCGAGATGATAGCGGCCTATGAGCGCCTGCATGCCCTGGGCTATGCCCATTCCGTGGAGGCCTGGCGGGATGGAGAGCTGCTGGGCGGCCTGTACGGTGTGGCCTTGGGGCGGGCCTTTTTCGGGGAATCCATGTTCCATCGCTGTCCCGAGGCCTCGCGGGCGGCCCTTGCGGGCCTGGTGGCCTTCCTGCGCGGGCGGGATTTCCTCCTGCTGGACTGCCAGCAGGCCACGCCCCACATGCTGGCCATGGGCGCGCGGGACATCCCCCGCAGGGAATTCCTGGCGCTCCTGCGGCAGGCGGTGCCTGTCCCTGATCCTGAACCTGTCTCCCAGCTGCCGTGGCTGCCGTGGCGGATGTCTTTCCGCTATGATGCTGCCCTTGGCTGGATTCCCGATGAACGATGA
- a CDS encoding class IV adenylate cyclase produces MALEIERKYLEVDFDSLRQRLRQCGAQGGEVHLERNRIYDLPDGSLRAGHHLLRLRTQEWPDHVQNVLTLKLPPASVPDAAFKVREERETPVTDAAQMHGILEGLGYVVRACYEKIRETWTLEHTTVDMDIVPFARVVELEGPEEEILRLEGPLGLDDVPVSTQSYHYLHQQWRQQNGLPPDLSFVFEPEELARRRRDLGLPTVEESPHGR; encoded by the coding sequence ATGGCTCTTGAAATAGAACGCAAATATCTCGAGGTCGATTTCGACAGCTTGCGCCAGCGCCTGCGCCAGTGCGGCGCGCAGGGAGGGGAGGTCCATCTGGAACGGAACCGTATCTATGACCTGCCTGACGGATCCCTGCGTGCCGGACATCATTTGCTGCGCCTGCGCACGCAGGAATGGCCGGATCATGTACAAAACGTGCTGACGCTCAAGCTGCCGCCCGCCTCCGTGCCGGATGCGGCCTTCAAGGTGCGCGAAGAACGGGAAACGCCCGTCACCGATGCCGCACAGATGCACGGCATTCTGGAAGGCCTGGGCTATGTGGTCCGTGCCTGCTACGAAAAGATCCGGGAGACCTGGACGCTGGAGCACACCACTGTCGACATGGATATCGTCCCCTTCGCCCGTGTGGTGGAACTGGAAGGACCCGAGGAGGAGATCCTGCGCCTGGAAGGCCCGCTGGGTCTTGACGATGTGCCTGTGAGTACTCAAAGTTATCATTATCTGCATCAGCAATGGCGACAGCAGAACGGTCTGCCGCCCGACCTGTCGTTTGTCTTCGAGCCCGAAGAACTGGCCCGCCGGCGCCGGGATCTGGGCCTGCCTACCGTGGAGGAGAGCCCTCATGGCCGATGA
- the clpS gene encoding ATP-dependent Clp protease adapter ClpS, with the protein MADETWNEPGTDTATIVTKKIKEPDRYVVLLHNDDYTSMDFVVGVLCDIFHKTPEEATAIMLAVHQQGIGQCGVYTQEIAETKVALVRQRARAAGFPLRCTMEKYR; encoded by the coding sequence ATGGCCGATGAAACCTGGAACGAGCCGGGAACGGATACTGCCACCATCGTCACGAAAAAGATCAAGGAGCCGGACCGTTATGTGGTCCTGCTCCACAATGACGACTACACGAGCATGGATTTCGTTGTCGGCGTCTTGTGCGATATTTTTCACAAGACGCCGGAAGAAGCTACGGCCATCATGCTGGCCGTTCATCAGCAGGGTATCGGCCAGTGCGGTGTCTACACGCAGGAGATAGCGGAAACAAAGGTGGCGCTCGTCAGGCAACGGGCCCGGGCGGCGGGGTTTCCCTTGCGCTGCACCATGGAAAAATATCGTTGA
- the ligA gene encoding NAD-dependent DNA ligase LigA: protein MSLPEPSRDMPRERMAWLVTILEHHNYLYHTLDKPIISDDQYDALFRELKALEEEHPQWRSPHSPTLRVGGGLLGGLPKQRHRQRMYGLDNVFSAEEWQEFVARMQRALPEVPLAFWCDPKLDGLALEIIYENGILQQALTRGDGEEGEVVTEAVRTIRTVPLRLRGAGPFPERLEVRGEVVIYKKDFAAINEHRESLGQKLLANPRNAAAGALRQLDVANTQQMPLRFLAYSLGEARWGRALPCHFQHELATRLRDYGFLTPPDGRLCADPAAVEAYVESVRQGRADFPMEIDGAVAKQDDLEAQEALGFTARAPRFAIAFKFPAMQVHTRLTGIEIQVGRTGVLTPVARLEPVAVGGVMVTRATLHNEDEILAKDVRVGDTVIVQRAGDVIPEVVGPVLEERPAGARPFEFPHICPVCGEPAHREPGEAAWRCGNISCPAVRLRSICHFVSKAGLDVQGVGQKWMEQLVSSGHVTSPEQLFRLTVQDLLPFDRMGDVLAQKIVDAFDDARHNATLARLISALGIRHVGEQTARMLAAHFHDMDALAAADTQRLLELPDVGPEVASSIRSFFESPANQHMLAGLREAGLWPVAAPEPAAAGGEGPLQGKKILFTGTLSMPRGKAKQLAEAAGAVVLGSVSKKLDILVVGEDPGSKLEKAQSLGIAVLDEAAFLGLLADRTDA, encoded by the coding sequence CTGAGCCTGCCCGAACCGTCCAGGGATATGCCCCGGGAGCGGATGGCATGGCTTGTGACCATCCTGGAGCACCATAACTATCTGTATCATACGCTGGACAAGCCGATCATCAGCGACGATCAGTACGATGCCCTGTTCCGGGAGTTGAAGGCCCTGGAGGAAGAGCATCCGCAATGGCGCAGCCCCCATTCGCCCACGCTGCGCGTAGGGGGCGGACTGCTGGGCGGGCTGCCCAAGCAGCGCCATCGCCAGCGCATGTACGGTCTGGACAATGTTTTTTCCGCCGAGGAATGGCAGGAATTCGTGGCCCGAATGCAGCGCGCCCTGCCTGAGGTGCCGCTGGCCTTTTGGTGTGACCCCAAGCTGGATGGCCTTGCCCTGGAAATCATCTATGAAAACGGCATCCTGCAACAGGCGCTGACCCGCGGGGACGGGGAGGAGGGCGAAGTGGTCACCGAAGCCGTGCGCACCATCCGTACGGTCCCCCTGCGCCTGCGCGGGGCCGGTCCCTTCCCGGAACGGCTGGAAGTGCGCGGCGAGGTGGTCATCTACAAAAAGGATTTTGCCGCCATCAACGAGCATCGGGAATCCCTGGGCCAGAAGCTGCTGGCCAATCCGCGCAATGCCGCTGCCGGGGCCCTGCGCCAGCTGGATGTTGCCAATACCCAGCAGATGCCCCTGCGTTTTTTGGCCTACAGCCTGGGCGAGGCCCGCTGGGGGCGGGCGCTCCCCTGCCATTTCCAGCATGAGCTGGCGACCCGTCTGCGCGACTACGGTTTTTTGACGCCGCCCGACGGCAGGCTCTGCGCCGATCCGGCAGCTGTGGAAGCCTATGTGGAAAGCGTGCGCCAGGGCAGGGCGGATTTCCCCATGGAGATCGACGGCGCCGTGGCCAAGCAGGATGATCTGGAAGCGCAGGAGGCCCTGGGCTTCACGGCCCGCGCGCCACGCTTCGCCATCGCTTTCAAGTTCCCGGCCATGCAGGTGCATACCCGTCTGACCGGTATCGAGATCCAGGTGGGGCGTACCGGCGTCCTGACCCCTGTGGCCCGGCTGGAGCCGGTGGCGGTAGGTGGGGTCATGGTCACCCGTGCCACCCTGCACAACGAGGACGAGATCCTGGCCAAGGACGTGCGGGTAGGAGATACGGTCATCGTGCAGCGGGCAGGCGATGTCATCCCCGAAGTAGTGGGCCCGGTGCTGGAGGAACGTCCCGCGGGGGCAAGGCCGTTCGAATTCCCGCATATCTGCCCTGTCTGCGGCGAGCCCGCCCACCGTGAGCCCGGTGAAGCGGCCTGGCGCTGCGGCAATATCTCCTGCCCGGCGGTACGCTTGCGCTCCATCTGCCATTTCGTGTCCAAGGCCGGCCTGGACGTGCAGGGCGTGGGACAGAAATGGATGGAGCAGCTGGTCAGCAGCGGCCATGTCACCAGCCCGGAACAGCTGTTCCGGCTCACAGTGCAGGATCTGCTGCCCTTTGACCGCATGGGGGACGTGCTGGCCCAAAAGATAGTGGACGCTTTCGATGACGCCCGCCATAACGCCACGCTGGCCCGGCTCATCAGCGCCCTGGGCATCCGTCATGTGGGCGAGCAGACCGCCCGCATGCTGGCGGCGCATTTTCACGACATGGATGCCCTGGCGGCCGCCGATACCCAGCGCCTGCTGGAGCTGCCGGATGTGGGGCCCGAAGTGGCCAGCTCCATCCGCAGCTTTTTCGAAAGCCCGGCCAACCAGCATATGCTGGCCGGATTACGCGAGGCAGGCCTGTGGCCCGTGGCTGCGCCAGAACCTGCCGCGGCCGGTGGGGAGGGCCCCCTGCAGGGGAAGAAAATCCTCTTCACCGGTACGCTTTCCATGCCCCGGGGCAAGGCCAAACAGCTGGCCGAAGCGGCCGGTGCCGTGGTGCTGGGCAGCGTGAGCAAAAAACTGGATATCCTTGTGGTGGGCGAAGATCCGGGCAGCAAACTGGAAAAAGCCCAAAGCCTGGGGATCGCCGTCCTGGACGAAGCGGCCTTTCTGGGCCTGCTCGCTGACAGGACGGACGCATAA
- the uvrB gene encoding excinuclease ABC subunit UvrB, whose amino-acid sequence MNQSPFKLHSAYAPTGDQPEAIDSLVANLEAGVPEQILLGVTGSGKTFTMANVIARCGRPALVLAPNKTLAAQLYNEFREFFPQNAVEYFVSYYDYYQPEAYVPASDTYIEKDSSINDNIDKLRHAATHALLTRRDVIIVASVSCIYGLGSPEFYARMIIPVEVGQHMSMDALITRLVEVQYERNDYDFHRGTFRVRGDVLEIIPAYHHERALRIEFFGDDIDSMREVDPLTGDVLAEVGKTVIYPASHFVSAQDNLKRTTADIRQELLERLTAFKASGRLVEAQRLEQRTQLDLEMIEELGYCNGIENYSRHLDGRKAGEPPSCLLNYFPEDFILFVDESHITVPQVGGMFKGDRSRKQTLVDYGFRLPSALDNRPLQFDEFRSLLHQVVYVSATPGKYEMDQSQGIISEQIIRPTGLVDPEVEVRPTKGQMEDLLGECRERIRRGERVLVTTLTKRMAEDLTEYCCTMGVNARYLHSDIDTLERLQIIRALRQGEFDVLVGINLLREGLDIPEVSLVCILDADKEGFLRSTGSLIQTFGRAARNVHGHVILYADTVTASMRAAMDETERRRAKQTAYNTEHGITPRSTRKSLESPLDALYVDTGPSSRGKGRGRASRQDDAVPLTAEDTAALVQRLEKEMREAARELEFERAAALRDRIRALRERLIALPE is encoded by the coding sequence ATGAACCAGTCCCCTTTCAAGCTCCATAGCGCCTATGCCCCCACAGGTGACCAGCCGGAGGCCATCGATTCCCTGGTGGCCAATCTGGAAGCCGGTGTGCCGGAACAGATACTGCTGGGCGTGACCGGCTCCGGCAAGACCTTCACCATGGCCAATGTCATTGCCCGTTGCGGCCGTCCGGCGCTGGTGCTGGCCCCCAACAAGACGCTGGCCGCCCAGCTCTACAACGAGTTCCGCGAATTTTTCCCGCAGAACGCTGTGGAGTATTTCGTCAGTTATTACGACTACTACCAGCCGGAAGCCTATGTGCCCGCCTCGGACACCTACATCGAGAAAGATTCGTCCATCAACGACAATATCGACAAATTGCGCCATGCCGCGACCCATGCCCTGCTCACCCGGCGCGATGTGATCATCGTGGCTTCGGTCTCCTGCATCTACGGCCTGGGCTCGCCCGAATTCTATGCCCGCATGATCATCCCGGTGGAAGTGGGGCAGCATATGTCCATGGATGCCCTCATCACCCGTCTGGTGGAAGTCCAGTACGAACGCAACGACTATGACTTCCATCGCGGCACGTTTCGTGTGCGCGGGGACGTGCTGGAGATCATCCCCGCCTACCATCACGAGCGGGCCCTGCGTATCGAGTTTTTCGGTGATGACATCGACTCCATGCGCGAGGTGGATCCGCTGACCGGGGACGTACTGGCGGAAGTGGGCAAGACCGTCATCTATCCGGCCAGCCACTTCGTCTCCGCCCAGGACAACCTCAAGCGGACCACGGCCGACATCCGGCAGGAATTGCTGGAACGCCTGACGGCCTTCAAGGCGAGCGGGCGCTTGGTGGAGGCGCAGCGTCTGGAGCAGCGGACCCAGCTGGATCTGGAGATGATCGAGGAGCTGGGCTACTGCAACGGCATCGAGAACTATTCCCGTCATCTGGACGGCCGCAAGGCCGGGGAGCCGCCTTCCTGCCTGCTCAACTATTTCCCCGAGGACTTCATCCTGTTCGTGGACGAGTCCCACATCACCGTGCCGCAGGTGGGCGGCATGTTCAAGGGCGACCGCTCGCGCAAGCAGACCCTTGTGGACTACGGCTTCCGCCTGCCCTCGGCCCTGGACAACCGGCCCCTGCAGTTCGACGAGTTCCGTTCCCTGCTGCATCAGGTGGTCTACGTTTCGGCCACACCGGGCAAATACGAGATGGATCAGTCCCAGGGCATCATTTCCGAGCAGATCATCCGGCCCACGGGCCTGGTGGACCCGGAAGTGGAGGTGCGTCCCACCAAGGGACAGATGGAAGACCTGCTGGGCGAATGCCGGGAGCGCATCCGGCGCGGGGAACGGGTGCTGGTGACCACCCTTACCAAGCGCATGGCTGAAGACCTGACCGAGTATTGCTGCACTATGGGCGTCAATGCCCGCTACCTGCATTCGGATATCGACACCCTGGAGCGTTTGCAGATCATCAGGGCCCTGCGGCAAGGGGAGTTCGACGTGCTGGTGGGCATCAACCTGCTGCGCGAAGGCCTGGACATCCCCGAGGTCTCGCTGGTCTGCATCCTTGATGCCGACAAGGAAGGTTTCCTGCGCTCCACGGGCTCGCTCATCCAGACCTTTGGCCGTGCGGCGCGCAATGTCCACGGACACGTCATCCTGTATGCCGATACGGTCACGGCCTCCATGCGCGCGGCCATGGACGAGACCGAACGGCGCCGGGCCAAGCAGACCGCCTATAACACGGAGCACGGCATCACGCCGCGGAGCACCCGGAAAAGCCTTGAATCTCCGCTGGATGCCCTGTATGTGGATACCGGTCCTTCATCGCGGGGCAAGGGCAGGGGACGTGCGTCCCGACAGGACGATGCCGTGCCCCTGACTGCCGAAGATACCGCGGCGCTGGTCCAGCGTCTGGAAAAAGAGATGCGCGAGGCGGCCCGTGAACTGGAGTTCGAACGTGCCGCCGCCCTGCGGGACCGTATCCGGGCCCTGCGTGAACGCCTTATTGCCCTGCCGGAGTGA
- the clpA gene encoding ATP-dependent Clp protease ATP-binding subunit ClpA, whose protein sequence is MLSAAVQEVLKVAVQEVQRRRHELLTVEHILFSLTTVAPGRLLLEGSGASVAVLREQLEGFFRNEMQVLPDQGEHEVHQTAGVQRVLERALGHIHASGRSQVELGDLFVAILDEEDSYAHYFLTRQGVDRLDALTFISHGMPEGGGSRGVAPDAAKGKEEGEAGENVLEKYATELTARAREGRIDPLVGRQEELDRAIEVLCRRRKNNPLFVGDPGVGKTALAEGLALRIAQGQVPKKFKDVKIYALDMGLILAGTRYRGEFESRLKAIVEELRAIPDAVVFIDEIHTIVGAGATSGGSMDASNLLKPVLASGELRCIGSTTHEEFRNHLEKDRALTRRFQRIDVGEPDAEDCLAILNGLQAHYAGHHRVRYSETVLRSIVDLSNRYVRDRLQPDKAIDVMDEVGAAVDLRRKDDKRTAAVTVADVERVVARMAGVPVRTVSGQERNRLANLEKNLKQIVFGQEEAVEQTVRAILRSRAGLGQRQRPTGTFLFYGPTGVGKTELARGLAQIMGVEFLRYDMSEYMEPHTVSRLIGSPPGYVGFDQGGLLTEAVRKAPYSVVLLDEIEKAHPDIFNILLQVMDYGTLTDNSGRKTDFSHTVLIMTSNAGTFEMSRASIGFGKAAPEDAARKALGAVERLFTPEFRNRLDAMIPFRALTPAMMQRIVDKFLREIGNSLAEQQVTLASTPRARAWLAEKGYDPAMGARPLRRLLRSRVEDALAGELLFGRLRHGGLVRLGVKDNELVLQFPDAAPAQGAEAKEGDDGRNDA, encoded by the coding sequence ATGCTCAGTGCTGCTGTCCAGGAAGTTTTGAAGGTTGCCGTCCAGGAAGTGCAACGCCGCCGGCATGAATTGCTGACGGTGGAGCACATCCTGTTCTCATTGACGACCGTGGCCCCCGGCCGTCTGCTGCTGGAAGGCAGCGGGGCCAGTGTGGCGGTGTTGCGCGAACAGCTGGAAGGCTTTTTCCGTAACGAGATGCAGGTGCTGCCGGATCAGGGAGAACACGAGGTCCATCAGACGGCCGGCGTGCAGCGGGTGCTCGAACGGGCCCTGGGGCATATCCACGCTTCGGGACGGAGCCAGGTGGAGCTGGGCGACCTGTTCGTGGCCATCCTGGATGAAGAGGACAGCTATGCCCACTACTTCCTGACGCGTCAGGGAGTGGATCGCCTGGATGCGCTGACCTTCATCTCGCACGGCATGCCGGAAGGGGGCGGATCCCGGGGGGTGGCCCCCGATGCGGCCAAAGGGAAGGAAGAGGGCGAAGCCGGGGAGAATGTTCTGGAAAAGTACGCCACCGAGCTCACCGCCCGTGCCCGTGAGGGCAGGATCGACCCCCTGGTGGGACGTCAGGAAGAACTGGACAGGGCCATCGAGGTCCTGTGCCGTCGCCGCAAGAACAATCCCCTGTTCGTGGGCGATCCCGGTGTGGGCAAAACCGCACTGGCCGAAGGCCTGGCCCTGCGCATCGCCCAGGGGCAGGTCCCCAAAAAGTTCAAGGACGTCAAGATCTACGCCCTCGATATGGGTCTGATCCTGGCCGGCACCCGCTACCGCGGTGAATTCGAGAGCCGTCTCAAGGCCATCGTGGAAGAGCTCAGGGCCATCCCGGATGCGGTGGTCTTCATCGACGAGATCCACACCATCGTGGGCGCCGGGGCCACTTCCGGCGGTTCCATGGACGCTTCCAACCTGCTCAAGCCGGTGCTGGCCAGCGGGGAATTGCGTTGCATCGGCTCCACCACCCATGAGGAGTTCCGCAACCATCTGGAAAAAGACCGGGCCCTGACGCGGCGCTTCCAGCGCATCGACGTGGGGGAACCCGATGCCGAGGACTGCCTTGCCATCCTCAACGGCCTGCAGGCCCATTACGCGGGGCACCACCGCGTGCGCTACAGCGAGACCGTGCTGCGCAGCATCGTGGACCTTTCCAACCGCTATGTCCGTGACCGCCTGCAGCCGGACAAGGCCATCGACGTGATGGACGAAGTGGGGGCCGCCGTTGACCTGCGCCGCAAGGATGACAAGCGGACGGCCGCCGTCACGGTGGCGGACGTGGAACGCGTCGTGGCCCGCATGGCCGGTGTGCCCGTGAGGACGGTCTCCGGGCAGGAGCGGAACCGCCTGGCCAATCTGGAAAAGAACCTCAAGCAGATCGTCTTCGGGCAGGAAGAAGCCGTGGAGCAGACCGTGCGCGCCATCCTGCGCTCGCGCGCGGGCCTGGGGCAGCGCCAGCGGCCCACGGGCACCTTCCTCTTCTATGGTCCCACCGGTGTGGGCAAGACGGAGCTGGCCCGCGGGCTGGCCCAAATCATGGGAGTGGAGTTCCTGCGTTACGACATGAGCGAATATATGGAGCCGCATACGGTCTCGCGGCTCATCGGTTCGCCGCCGGGCTATGTGGGCTTCGACCAGGGCGGTCTGCTGACCGAGGCCGTGCGCAAGGCCCCATATTCCGTGGTCCTGCTGGACGAGATAGAAAAGGCCCACCCCGACATCTTCAACATCCTGCTGCAGGTCATGGACTACGGCACCCTGACGGACAATTCCGGCCGCAAGACGGACTTTTCCCATACGGTGCTCATCATGACGTCCAATGCCGGGACGTTCGAGATGTCCAGGGCCAGCATAGGCTTTGGCAAGGCCGCGCCCGAAGATGCGGCCCGCAAGGCCCTGGGAGCCGTGGAACGGTTGTTCACTCCTGAATTCCGCAACCGTCTCGATGCCATGATCCCGTTCCGGGCCCTCACGCCCGCCATGATGCAGCGCATCGTGGACAAGTTCCTGCGCGAGATCGGGAACAGCCTCGCGGAGCAGCAGGTCACGCTGGCCTCCACGCCCCGTGCCCGTGCCTGGCTGGCGGAAAAGGGCTATGATCCCGCCATGGGCGCGCGTCCGCTGCGGCGTCTGCTGCGCAGCCGGGTGGAGGACGCCCTGGCCGGCGAGCTGCTCTTTGGCCGGCTGCGCCACGGCGGTCTCGTCCGCCTAGGTGTCAAGGACAATGAACTCGTGCTCCAGTTCCCTGACGCGGCCCCTGCCCAGGGCGCGGAAGCGAAGGAGGGAGATGACGGCCGCAACGATGCGTAA